A portion of the Citrobacter rodentium NBRC 105723 = DSM 16636 genome contains these proteins:
- a CDS encoding PTS mannose transporter subunit IID — protein MVDMTKTTTEKKLTQSDIRGVFIRSNLFQGSWNFERMQALGFCFSMVPAIRRLYPENNDARKQAIKRHLEFFNTHPYVAAPVLGVTLAMEEQRANGAEIDDGAINGIKVGLMGPLAGVGDPIFWGTVRPVFAALGAGIAMSGSLLGPLLFFILFNLVRLATRYYGVAYGYRKGVDIVKDMGGGFLQKLTEGASILGLFVMGALVNKWTHVNIPLVVSTITGQDGQTRVTTVQTILDQLMPGLVPLLLTFACMWLLRKKVNPLWIIVGFFVIGIAGYAVGLLGQ, from the coding sequence ATGGTTGATATGACTAAAACTACCACTGAGAAAAAACTCACTCAGAGTGATATTCGTGGCGTGTTCATTCGTTCTAACCTGTTTCAGGGTTCATGGAACTTCGAACGTATGCAGGCGCTGGGTTTCTGCTTCTCCATGGTGCCGGCGATCCGCCGTCTCTATCCGGAGAATAACGATGCGCGTAAGCAGGCGATTAAACGTCACCTGGAATTCTTCAACACCCATCCCTACGTTGCAGCGCCGGTTCTCGGCGTTACCCTGGCGATGGAAGAACAGCGCGCTAATGGCGCAGAGATCGATGATGGTGCGATTAATGGTATCAAAGTCGGTCTGATGGGCCCGCTGGCAGGCGTTGGCGATCCGATTTTCTGGGGGACCGTGCGTCCGGTATTCGCCGCGCTGGGCGCCGGGATCGCCATGAGCGGTAGCCTGCTCGGTCCGCTGCTGTTCTTTATCCTGTTTAACCTGGTGCGTCTGGCGACCCGTTATTACGGCGTGGCTTATGGCTATCGCAAAGGCGTCGATATCGTTAAAGATATGGGCGGCGGCTTCCTGCAAAAACTGACTGAGGGGGCGTCCATCCTCGGCCTGTTTGTGATGGGGGCGTTGGTGAACAAGTGGACGCACGTCAATATCCCGCTGGTGGTTTCGACTATCACCGGCCAGGACGGACAGACGCGCGTCACCACCGTACAGACCATTCTCGACCAGCTGATGCCGGGTCTGGTGCCGCTGCTGTTGACCTTTGCCTGTATGTGGCTGCTGCGTAAGAAAGTTAACCCGCTGTGGATCATCGTTGGCTTCTTCGTCATCGGTATCGCGGGCTACGCCGTCGGCCTGCTGGGCCAGTAA
- the manY gene encoding PTS mannose transporter subunit IIC, with protein sequence MEITTLQIVLVFIVACIAGMESVLDEFQFHRPLVACTLIGAVLGDMKTGIIIGGTLEMIALGWMNIGAAVAPDAALASIISTVLVIAGHQSIGAGIALAIPLAAAGQVLTIIVRTITVAFQHAADKAAENGNLTALSWLHVSSLFLQAMRIAIPAVIVAISVGTSEVQSMLNAIPEVVTGGLNIAGGMIVVVGYAMVINMMRAGYLMPFFYLGFVTAAFTNFNLVALGVIGAVMAILYIQLSPKYNRVAGAPAQAAGNNDLDNELD encoded by the coding sequence ATGGAGATTACCACTCTTCAGATTGTGCTGGTGTTCATCGTCGCATGTATCGCAGGTATGGAGTCGGTACTTGATGAATTTCAGTTCCACCGCCCACTGGTGGCCTGTACGCTGATTGGCGCCGTACTCGGGGATATGAAAACCGGTATTATCATCGGTGGTACCCTGGAAATGATCGCCCTGGGCTGGATGAACATTGGCGCCGCCGTCGCACCCGATGCCGCGCTGGCATCCATTATCTCTACCGTTCTGGTTATCGCCGGGCATCAGAGCATCGGCGCCGGTATCGCCCTGGCGATTCCACTGGCCGCTGCGGGCCAGGTTCTGACCATTATCGTTCGTACCATCACCGTCGCCTTCCAGCACGCGGCGGATAAGGCGGCGGAAAACGGCAACCTGACGGCGCTCTCCTGGCTGCACGTCTCTTCCCTGTTCCTGCAGGCGATGCGTATCGCGATTCCGGCAGTTATCGTCGCCATCTCCGTTGGCACCAGCGAAGTTCAGAGCATGCTGAACGCGATTCCGGAAGTGGTAACGGGCGGCCTGAACATCGCCGGCGGCATGATCGTCGTGGTCGGTTACGCGATGGTCATCAACATGATGCGCGCAGGCTATCTGATGCCGTTCTTCTACCTCGGCTTCGTCACGGCGGCGTTTACTAACTTCAACCTGGTCGCTCTGGGTGTGATTGGCGCGGTTATGGCCATCCTCTACATTCAGCTGAGCCCGAAATACAACCGTGTGGCAGGTGCGCCAGCGCAGGCTGCGGGTAACAACGATCTCGATAACGAACTGGACTAA
- the manX gene encoding PTS mannose transporter subunit IIAB, protein MTIAIVIGTHGWAAEQLLKTAEMLLGEQENVGWIDFVPGENAETLIEKYNAQLAKLDTSKGVLFLVDTWGGSPFNAASRIVVDKEHYEVIAGVNIPMLVETFMARDDNPEFDELVQLAVETGREGVKALKAKPVETAAPAPVAAAPKAAAPAKPMGPNDYMVIGLARIDDRLIHGQVATRWTKETNVTRIIVVSDEVAADTVRKTLLTQVAPPGVTAHVVDVAKMIRVYNNPKYAGERVMLLFTNPTDVERIVEGGVKITSVNIGGMAFRQGKTQVNNAISVDAKDIEAFNKLNARGIELEARKVSTDPKLKMMDLIAKVGK, encoded by the coding sequence GTGACCATTGCTATTGTGATAGGCACACATGGTTGGGCTGCAGAGCAGTTACTTAAAACGGCAGAGATGTTGTTAGGCGAGCAGGAGAACGTCGGCTGGATCGATTTCGTACCCGGCGAAAACGCCGAAACGCTGATCGAAAAGTACAACGCTCAGTTAGCAAAACTCGATACCAGTAAAGGCGTGCTGTTCCTCGTCGATACCTGGGGCGGCAGCCCGTTTAACGCTGCCAGCCGTATTGTTGTCGACAAAGAGCATTATGAAGTTATCGCTGGCGTCAATATCCCGATGCTGGTGGAAACCTTCATGGCGCGCGACGACAACCCGGAGTTTGACGAACTGGTGCAGCTTGCCGTCGAAACCGGTCGCGAAGGCGTGAAAGCGCTGAAGGCCAAACCGGTCGAAACCGCGGCGCCAGCCCCTGTTGCCGCCGCGCCCAAAGCCGCCGCCCCGGCAAAACCGATGGGTCCGAACGATTACATGGTGATCGGCCTCGCGCGCATCGATGACCGTTTAATCCACGGCCAGGTGGCGACCCGCTGGACCAAAGAAACTAACGTCACCCGCATTATCGTCGTCAGCGATGAAGTTGCCGCCGATACCGTGCGTAAAACGCTGTTAACTCAGGTCGCGCCGCCCGGCGTCACGGCTCACGTGGTTGACGTCGCCAAGATGATCCGCGTGTACAACAACCCGAAATACGCCGGCGAGCGGGTAATGCTGCTGTTCACTAACCCGACCGACGTCGAGCGTATTGTCGAAGGCGGCGTAAAGATCACCTCCGTAAACATTGGCGGGATGGCTTTCCGTCAGGGCAAAACTCAGGTGAACAACGCCATCTCCGTCGATGCGAAAGATATTGAAGCCTTCAATAAACTCAACGCGCGCGGTATTGAGCTTGAAGCGCGGAAGGTTTCAACCGATCCGAAACTGAAAATGATGGATTTGATCGCCAAAGTGGGCAAGTAA
- a CDS encoding protein YoaL has translation MDRHRCHFTFRPQRACHSGISCHAFRLHIAVSPVNHSLSRSLSWNF, from the coding sequence ATGGATCGTCACCGATGTCATTTCACTTTCAGGCCTCAACGCGCCTGCCACTCTGGCATTTCATGTCACGCCTTTCGTCTGCATATTGCTGTATCGCCTGTTAACCATTCCTTAAGCAGGAGCTTGTCATGGAATTTTTAA
- the yoaE gene encoding CNNM family cation transport protein YoaE, with amino-acid sequence MEFLMDPSIWAGLLTLVVLEIVLGIDNLVFIAILADKLPPKQRDKARLIGLSLALIMRLALLSVISWMVTLTKPLFSVMDFTFSGRDLIMLLGGLFLLFKATTELHERLENRQHDAGHGKGYASFWVVVMQIVVLDAVFSLDAVITAVGMVNDLPVMMAAVVIAMAVMLLASKPLTRFVNQHPTVVVLCLSFLLMIGLSLVAEGFGFHIPKGYLYAAIGFSIVIELFNQIARRNFIRQQSTLPLRARTADAILRLMGGKRQAAVQHESDSLATVPVPEGAFAEEERYMINGVLTLAQRSLRGIMTPRGEISWVDANLSVDEIRAQLLSSPHSLFPVCRGELDEVIGIVRAKELLVALEEGVDVAAIASASPAIVVPETLDPINLLGVLRRARGSFVIVTNEFGVVQGLVTPLDVLEAIAGEFPDADETPEITPDGDGWLVKGGTDLHALQQALAVDNLVDDDEDIATVAGLVIAAKGHIPHVGEAIEVAPLSITIVEANDYRVDLVRIVKEQPAHDEEE; translated from the coding sequence ATGGAATTTTTAATGGACCCCTCCATCTGGGCGGGTTTGCTTACGCTTGTCGTCCTTGAAATTGTTCTGGGTATCGATAACCTGGTCTTTATCGCCATTCTGGCGGATAAGCTGCCGCCAAAGCAGCGCGACAAAGCGCGTCTGATTGGTTTATCGCTGGCGCTGATTATGCGTCTGGCGCTGCTGTCCGTGATCTCATGGATGGTCACCCTGACCAAACCGCTGTTTTCAGTGATGGATTTCACTTTTTCCGGCCGCGACCTGATTATGCTGCTGGGGGGACTATTCCTGCTGTTCAAGGCCACTACCGAACTGCATGAACGGCTCGAAAACCGCCAGCACGATGCCGGGCATGGCAAAGGCTATGCCAGCTTCTGGGTCGTGGTCATGCAGATCGTCGTACTCGACGCCGTCTTCTCTCTTGACGCGGTCATTACCGCCGTCGGGATGGTGAACGATCTGCCGGTCATGATGGCGGCGGTGGTGATTGCAATGGCGGTGATGCTGCTGGCGTCGAAACCGCTGACGCGTTTTGTGAACCAGCATCCGACGGTGGTGGTGCTCTGTCTGAGCTTCCTGCTGATGATCGGTTTAAGCCTCGTTGCGGAAGGCTTTGGCTTTCATATACCGAAAGGCTATCTGTATGCGGCGATTGGTTTCTCGATCGTTATCGAACTGTTTAACCAGATTGCGCGTCGCAACTTTATCCGCCAACAGTCGACGCTGCCGCTGCGTGCCCGTACCGCTGACGCCATTCTGCGTCTGATGGGCGGCAAACGTCAGGCGGCGGTTCAGCACGAATCAGACAGCCTGGCAACGGTGCCAGTGCCGGAAGGCGCGTTCGCTGAAGAAGAGCGCTACATGATTAACGGCGTGCTGACGCTGGCCCAGCGCTCGCTGCGCGGCATTATGACCCCGCGTGGCGAAATCAGCTGGGTGGATGCCAACCTGAGCGTGGACGAAATCCGCGCGCAGCTGCTCTCCTCGCCGCACAGCCTGTTCCCGGTGTGCCGTGGCGAACTGGATGAAGTGATCGGTATCGTACGGGCGAAGGAGCTGCTGGTGGCGCTGGAAGAGGGCGTTGACGTCGCGGCGATTGCCTCGGCTTCTCCGGCCATTGTGGTTCCGGAAACGCTGGATCCGATTAACCTGCTGGGCGTTCTGCGCCGTGCTCGCGGCAGCTTTGTCATCGTCACCAACGAGTTTGGCGTGGTGCAGGGGCTGGTCACGCCGCTGGATGTCCTTGAAGCGATTGCCGGCGAGTTCCCGGACGCCGACGAAACGCCGGAAATTACCCCGGACGGCGACGGCTGGTTAGTGAAAGGCGGCACCGATCTGCACGCGTTGCAGCAGGCGCTGGCGGTTGATAACCTGGTCGATGATGACGAAGACATTGCGACGGTCGCAGGTCTGGTGATTGCCGCGAAAGGGCACATCCCGCACGTCGGCGAAGCGATTGAGGTTGCCCCGCTCAGCATCACTATCGTTGAAGCCAACGACTACCGGGTGGATCTGGTGCGAATTGTTAAAGAGCAGCCTGCCCACGACGAAGAAGAGTAA
- a CDS encoding EAL domain-containing protein has product MQTAQRIIKKYRRRRFILCTLCALITLVVTLSVRFISERNLNHQRTATFASHAVASLEAILHPLQQGRDALLPLIGLPCAMAHLPLRKQAARLQTVRSIALVQDGVLYCSSIFGYRDVPIRQLLPDLPVADARLLLATDPVLLKGTPILVQWYPSSPDGKDGLLEVVNIDLLITLLLEPRRPQITSASLTVGSRHLLYGQGVVDTLPAAQGDERYQLPSQHFPFSISVSGPGAEELAFRTLPSQLPLALMLSLLVGYLAWLATANRVSFSWEINLAIAQREFELFCQPLLDARTQQCTGVEILLRWNNPRQGWISPDVFIPIAEEHHLIAPLTRYVLAETLRQRHFFPLSSQFHIGINVAASHFRRGELLHDLRQYWFSAQPVQQLVIELTERDALRDVDYHIVREMQNQHIRLAIDDFGTGNSSLSWLEKLRPDVLKIDKSFTNAIGTDAVNSTVTDIIIALGQRLNIELVAEGVETPAQAHYLRQHGVSLLQGYLYAKPMPLRDFPQWLAGSQPPTARHNGQVAPAMPVR; this is encoded by the coding sequence ATGCAGACAGCACAACGGATCATAAAAAAATATCGCCGCCGGCGCTTTATCCTCTGTACGCTGTGCGCGCTGATTACGCTCGTCGTGACCCTCAGCGTCCGATTTATTTCGGAGCGCAATTTAAATCATCAGCGCACCGCGACGTTCGCTTCCCATGCGGTGGCGTCGCTTGAGGCGATATTGCACCCGCTGCAGCAGGGGCGCGATGCGCTGCTGCCCTTGATTGGCCTTCCCTGCGCAATGGCGCATCTGCCGTTGCGTAAACAGGCCGCCCGGCTGCAGACGGTGCGCTCCATCGCGCTTGTCCAGGACGGCGTGCTGTACTGTTCCAGCATTTTCGGCTATCGCGATGTCCCGATACGCCAGCTGCTGCCCGATCTTCCTGTTGCAGACGCGCGGCTGCTGCTTGCCACCGATCCGGTACTGTTAAAAGGCACTCCGATCCTGGTCCAGTGGTATCCCTCCTCGCCTGACGGTAAAGACGGTCTGCTGGAAGTGGTAAATATCGACCTGTTGATAACGCTGCTGCTGGAGCCACGCAGACCGCAAATCACCAGCGCCAGTCTGACGGTCGGCAGTCGCCATTTGCTTTACGGTCAGGGCGTCGTCGATACCCTGCCTGCGGCGCAAGGCGATGAGCGGTATCAGCTCCCTTCGCAACACTTTCCCTTCAGCATCAGCGTCAGCGGTCCCGGCGCGGAGGAGCTGGCGTTCAGAACCTTGCCCTCCCAGCTACCGCTGGCCCTGATGCTGAGCCTGCTGGTGGGCTATCTCGCCTGGCTGGCGACGGCAAACCGGGTGAGCTTTTCATGGGAAATTAACCTCGCCATCGCCCAGCGGGAATTCGAACTGTTTTGTCAGCCGCTGCTCGACGCGCGAACGCAGCAGTGTACCGGCGTCGAGATCCTCCTGCGCTGGAATAACCCCCGTCAGGGCTGGATCTCGCCTGACGTCTTTATCCCCATCGCCGAAGAGCACCACCTTATTGCGCCGCTGACCCGCTATGTTCTGGCGGAAACCCTGCGACAGCGGCATTTTTTCCCGCTGAGCAGCCAGTTTCATATCGGCATTAACGTCGCCGCCAGCCATTTCCGCCGGGGCGAACTGCTGCACGACCTCCGCCAATACTGGTTCAGCGCACAGCCTGTTCAGCAGCTGGTGATTGAACTGACCGAACGCGATGCCCTGCGCGACGTCGATTATCACATTGTGCGTGAGATGCAAAACCAGCATATCAGGCTGGCGATCGATGATTTCGGAACGGGTAACAGCTCGCTGTCGTGGCTGGAAAAGCTGCGTCCGGACGTGCTGAAAATTGATAAATCCTTTACCAATGCGATTGGCACCGACGCGGTCAACTCAACGGTAACCGACATTATTATCGCGCTGGGGCAGCGTCTGAATATTGAGCTGGTGGCGGAAGGGGTGGAAACCCCGGCGCAGGCGCACTATTTGCGTCAGCACGGGGTGAGTTTATTGCAGGGATATTTGTATGCGAAACCCATGCCGCTGCGTGATTTTCCGCAGTGGCTGGCGGGCAGTCAGCCGCCAACCGCAAGGCATAACGGACAAGTCGCGCCCGCTATGCCTGTGCGTTAG
- the sdaA gene encoding L-serine ammonia-lyase: MISLFDMFKVGIGPSSSHTVGPMKAGKQFVDDLVEKGLLDSVTRVAVDVYGSLSLTGKGHHTDIAIIMGLAGNEPATVDIDSIPGFIRDVQTRGRLLLAQGSHEVDFPSSDGMRFHNGNLPLHENGMQIHAYSGDTAVYSKTYYSIGGGFIVDEEHFGQDAASDVSVPYPFKSATELLGFCSSTGLSLSGLAMQNELALHSKKEVEEYFGHVWQTMQACIDRGMNTEGVLPGPLRVPRRASALRRMLVSSDKLSSDPMNVIDWVNMFALAVNEENAAGGRVVTAPTNGACGIVPAVLAYYDHFIESVSPDIYTRYFLAAGAIGALYKMNASISGAEVGCQGEVGVACSMAAAGLAELLGASPEQVCVAAEIGMEHNLGLTCDPVAGQVQVPCIERNAIASVKAINAARMAMRRTSAPRVSLDKVIETMYETGKDMNAKYRETSRGGLAIKVQCD, translated from the coding sequence GTGATTAGTCTATTCGACATGTTTAAGGTGGGGATTGGTCCCTCATCTTCCCATACCGTAGGGCCTATGAAGGCGGGTAAACAGTTCGTCGATGACCTGGTCGAAAAAGGATTACTGGATAGCGTTACCCGTGTCGCCGTTGACGTGTATGGCTCACTGTCGCTGACGGGTAAAGGTCACCACACCGATATCGCCATTATTATGGGTCTGGCGGGCAACGAACCTGCCACCGTGGATATAGACAGCATCCCCGGCTTTATCCGCGATGTGCAAACGCGCGGTCGCCTGCTGCTGGCCCAGGGGAGCCATGAAGTCGATTTTCCGTCCAGCGACGGTATGCGTTTTCACAACGGCAACCTGCCGCTGCATGAAAACGGGATGCAGATCCATGCGTACAGCGGCGATACCGCCGTTTACAGCAAAACCTATTACTCCATCGGCGGCGGCTTTATCGTTGATGAAGAACATTTCGGCCAGGATGCGGCCAGTGACGTCAGCGTGCCCTATCCGTTTAAATCCGCAACCGAGCTGTTGGGCTTTTGCAGCAGCACCGGTCTGTCACTTTCCGGCCTCGCCATGCAGAACGAACTGGCGCTGCACAGCAAAAAAGAGGTCGAAGAGTATTTCGGTCACGTCTGGCAGACCATGCAGGCCTGTATCGATCGCGGAATGAATACCGAAGGCGTATTGCCGGGGCCGCTGCGCGTGCCGCGTCGCGCCTCCGCGCTGCGCCGGATGCTGGTTTCCAGCGACAAGCTGTCCAGCGATCCGATGAACGTAATTGACTGGGTGAATATGTTTGCCCTGGCGGTAAACGAAGAGAACGCCGCCGGCGGACGGGTGGTAACGGCGCCGACCAACGGCGCGTGCGGCATCGTGCCTGCGGTGCTGGCCTACTACGATCACTTTATTGAATCCGTCAGCCCGGACATTTACACCCGCTACTTCCTGGCGGCCGGTGCGATTGGCGCGCTGTATAAGATGAACGCGTCAATTTCGGGCGCGGAAGTGGGCTGTCAGGGTGAAGTCGGCGTGGCCTGTTCGATGGCCGCCGCCGGGCTTGCAGAGCTGCTGGGCGCCAGCCCGGAGCAGGTGTGCGTTGCTGCGGAAATCGGCATGGAGCATAACCTGGGGCTGACCTGCGACCCGGTCGCCGGTCAGGTTCAGGTACCGTGTATCGAGCGTAACGCCATTGCCTCGGTTAAAGCGATTAACGCCGCGCGCATGGCGATGCGCCGCACCAGCGCGCCGCGCGTCTCGCTGGATAAAGTCATCGAAACGATGTACGAAACCGGTAAGGACATGAACGCCAAGTATCGCGAAACCTCCCGCGGTGGCCTGGCGATTAAAGTACAGTGTGATTAA
- a CDS encoding CoA pyrophosphatase, whose product MDITSLTLDDFLSRFQLLRPQINRASLNQRQAAVLIPVVRRPEPGLLLTQRSVHLRKHAGQVAFPGGAVDSTDASLIAAALREAQEEVAIPPDVVEVIGVLPPVDSVTGFQVTPVVGVIPPNLPYRASEDEVSAVFEMPLAQALHLGRYHPLDVYRRGDSHRVWLSWYEHYFVWGMTAGIIRELALQIGMKP is encoded by the coding sequence GTGGATATCACTAGTCTGACGCTGGATGATTTTTTATCACGCTTCCAGCTTTTGCGCCCGCAGATCAATCGCGCGTCGCTCAACCAGCGCCAGGCCGCCGTGCTTATTCCCGTCGTTCGCCGCCCGGAACCCGGCCTGCTGCTGACGCAGCGTTCGGTACATCTGCGCAAACATGCCGGACAGGTGGCCTTTCCCGGCGGCGCGGTAGACAGCACCGATGCGTCGCTTATCGCTGCCGCGCTGCGCGAGGCGCAGGAAGAGGTGGCCATTCCGCCGGATGTCGTCGAGGTGATCGGCGTTCTGCCGCCGGTCGACAGCGTTACCGGATTCCAGGTGACGCCGGTGGTCGGCGTTATCCCGCCCAACCTGCCATATCGCGCCAGTGAAGACGAAGTGTCCGCGGTATTTGAAATGCCGCTGGCGCAGGCGCTGCATTTAGGACGCTACCATCCGTTAGACGTTTACCGCCGCGGCGATTCCCACCGCGTGTGGCTGTCGTGGTATGAGCATTATTTCGTCTGGGGGATGACCGCGGGGATCATTCGCGAACTGGCGTTGCAGATAGGCATGAAGCCGTAA
- the pabB gene encoding aminodeoxychorismate synthase component 1 codes for MKTLSPATLTLPWRADAADFYFAPLSAQPWAMLLHSGHADHPHNRFDIVVADPLTTLTTHGEVTCIVDANGCQRSHDDPLALLQTALTSLSVQPPYSADLPFQGGALGLFGYDLGRRFETLPAAAQQDITVADMAVGIYDWALIVDHQRQRVTLLSHADVRARFDWLQSQRPPERAPFRLTSGWRSNMSREQYGEKFRRVQDYLHSGDCYQVNLAQRFQATYQGDEWLAFERLNQANRAPFSAFLRLEEGAILSLSPERFIRVDHGEIQTRPIKGTLPRLPDPQADRRQAEKLARSTKDRAENLMIVDLMRNDVGRVAVPGSVRVPELFIVEPFPAVHHLVSTITARLPETRHASDLLRAAFPGGSITGAPKVRAMEIIDELEPQRRNAWCGSIGYLSLCGNMDTSITIRTLTAVNGQIYCSAGGGIVADSEEQAEYQETFDKVNRILQQLES; via the coding sequence ATGAAGACGTTATCTCCCGCTACTCTTACGCTCCCCTGGCGTGCGGACGCCGCTGACTTTTATTTTGCGCCGTTGAGCGCGCAGCCGTGGGCGATGCTGCTGCATTCCGGCCACGCGGATCATCCGCACAACCGCTTCGACATTGTGGTCGCCGACCCGCTCACAACGCTGACCACTCACGGCGAAGTGACGTGCATCGTGGATGCTAACGGCTGCCAGCGCAGCCACGACGATCCGCTGGCGCTACTGCAAACGGCGCTGACGTCCTTATCTGTCCAGCCGCCGTACAGCGCCGATCTGCCGTTTCAGGGCGGCGCGCTGGGCTTGTTCGGTTACGATCTCGGTCGTCGCTTTGAAACGCTACCCGCCGCCGCGCAGCAGGATATCACCGTTGCCGACATGGCGGTCGGCATTTATGACTGGGCGCTGATCGTCGACCACCAGCGACAGCGCGTGACCCTGCTCAGCCACGCTGACGTCCGGGCGCGATTCGACTGGCTGCAAAGCCAACGGCCACCGGAGCGCGCGCCGTTCCGGCTGACTTCCGGCTGGCGGTCGAATATGAGCCGTGAGCAGTACGGTGAGAAATTCCGCCGGGTACAGGATTATCTGCACAGCGGCGACTGTTATCAGGTGAATCTGGCGCAGCGTTTTCAGGCGACTTACCAGGGCGACGAATGGCTGGCCTTCGAACGGCTGAATCAGGCCAACCGCGCGCCGTTCAGCGCTTTTTTACGCCTTGAGGAAGGCGCGATACTGAGCCTGTCGCCGGAGCGGTTTATCCGGGTTGACCACGGCGAGATCCAGACCCGACCGATTAAAGGCACGCTGCCGCGCCTGCCGGACCCGCAGGCCGATCGCCGACAGGCGGAGAAACTGGCGCGCTCAACCAAAGATCGCGCTGAAAATCTGATGATTGTCGATCTGATGCGCAACGACGTGGGCCGCGTGGCGGTGCCGGGATCGGTACGGGTGCCGGAGCTGTTCATCGTCGAGCCTTTCCCGGCAGTGCATCATCTGGTCAGCACCATTACCGCGCGCCTTCCCGAAACGCGCCATGCCAGCGACCTGCTTCGCGCCGCGTTTCCAGGGGGGTCCATTACCGGCGCGCCGAAGGTCCGCGCAATGGAGATTATTGATGAACTGGAGCCGCAGCGGCGCAACGCATGGTGCGGCAGCATTGGCTACCTGAGCCTGTGCGGCAATATGGATACCAGCATTACCATCCGCACGCTTACGGCGGTGAACGGGCAGATTTACTGTTCCGCCGGTGGCGGCATCGTCGCGGACAGTGAAGAACAGGCCGAATATCAGGAAACTTTTGATAAAGTAAACCGTATCCTGCAACAACTGGAGAGCTAA
- a CDS encoding YoaH family protein: MFAGLPSLSHEQQQKAVERIQQLMSQGMSSGQAIALVAEELRATHTGERIVARFDDEDE, from the coding sequence ATGTTTGCAGGTTTACCTTCTCTCAGCCATGAACAGCAACAGAAAGCGGTCGAGCGTATTCAGCAACTGATGTCGCAGGGCATGAGCAGTGGACAGGCCATTGCGCTGGTGGCGGAAGAACTGCGCGCCACCCATACCGGCGAACGGATTGTGGCGCGTTTTGACGATGAAGATGAGTAG
- a CDS encoding RidA family protein: MTIIRVDAEDRWSDVVIHNNTLYYTGVPENLDADAFEQTANTLAQIDAALAKQGSNKSRILDATIFLADKGDFAAMNKAWDAWVVAGHAPVRCTVQAGLMNPKYKVEIKIIAAL; encoded by the coding sequence ATGACTATTATTCGTGTCGATGCGGAAGATCGTTGGTCCGATGTGGTGATCCATAATAATACGCTGTACTACACCGGCGTACCGGAAAATCTCGACGCCGATGCGTTTGAACAGACCGCCAACACGCTGGCGCAAATTGACGCCGCGCTGGCGAAACAGGGCAGCAACAAATCGCGCATTCTTGACGCCACTATCTTCCTCGCCGATAAAGGCGATTTCGCGGCGATGAATAAAGCGTGGGACGCCTGGGTGGTAGCCGGACACGCGCCGGTACGCTGTACGGTGCAGGCCGGATTAATGAATCCGAAATATAAGGTTGAGATTAAGATTATCGCCGCGCTCTGA